A genome region from Triticum aestivum cultivar Chinese Spring chromosome 2B, IWGSC CS RefSeq v2.1, whole genome shotgun sequence includes the following:
- the LOC123042935 gene encoding uncharacterized protein codes for MGGDYVPILVLLCFLFRPCYPTLVESINMDGNLQKNEKNTTHLSPKHFQFPWRADFTDEGSNIISHYAMWHTMPGQFYGLRAEMSIWASPNIENSQESGASIQIYCQDGGHYSLIQAGFHISPSLYHNRDIRFFTYWAKDSRSKGCYNLQCRGFVPASGAKLVPGQAIAPPSIYGIQDHYIRLSLNKDPNSGDWVVYRHDLETPSFLGHFPKELCLETPRIQALTGFVNYLKNAHGPPMGSGHFPDYNEKKSAYFNHVKKYNSKGQAFDPRYTGMVKLVDRKDCYDANDLFLEFKKGYTFNYGGPGGCVG; via the exons ATGGGTGGTGATTATGTTCCCATATTGGTCTTACTGTGTTTTTTGTTTAGACCTTGCTACCCCACTTTGGTTGAATCAATAAACATGGATGGAAATCTACAGAAGAATGAGAAG AACACCACTCATTTAAGTCCTAAACACTTCCAATTTCCGTGGAGAGCTGATTTCACGGATGAGGGGAGCAATATTATTTCTCAT TATGCAATGTGGCACACCATGCCAGGACAATTCTATGGCCTTCGAGCTGAAATGAGTATATGGGCTTCACCAAACATTGAAAATTCTCAAGAATCTGGAGCATCCATACAGATCTATTGTCAAGATGGAGGACACTACAGCTTAATTCAAGCCGGCTTCCAC ATTTCACCCTCTTTGTACCATAACAGAGATATTCGCTTCTTTACATATTGGGCC AAGGACTCGAGATCAAAGGGGTGCTACAACTTACAATGCAGAGGATTTGTTCCTGCAAGTGGAGCTAAGCTAGTGCCGGGACAAGCCATTGCTCCTCCATCAATTTACGGCATACAAGATCACTACATCAGGCTTAGCCTCAACAAG GATCCAAATTCTGGAGATTGGGTGGTGTACCGTCATGATTTAGAAACACCGTCATTCTTGGGACATTTTCCAAAGGAGCTTTGCCTTGAAACACCACGTATACAAGCATTGACCGGATTCGTGAATTACTTAAAGAATGCACATGGTCCACCGATGGGTAGTGGACACTTCCCCGATTATAATGAGAAGAAATCTGCCTACTTCAATCATGTTAAGAAATACAACTCAAAGGGTCAAGCTTTTGACCCCCGTTACACTGGGATGGTCAAGTTAGTTGATAGGAAAGATTGTTATGATGCAAATGATTTATTTCTTGAATTTAAGAAGGGTTATACGTTCAACTATGGTGGACCAGGTGGTTGTGTTGGTTGA